The Carassius gibelio isolate Cgi1373 ecotype wild population from Czech Republic chromosome A1, carGib1.2-hapl.c, whole genome shotgun sequence region ttgataCTTTAAACCCATTCATACTTGATaacttgcatttatttttgcaattagaTATTAAACTAGATTATTAATCTATTCTGGTCCATGCCTAAATTCTAATACAATCACATTGCAATTCAAAAAATTTGGATCATTACTTTAGAGAAGTGATTACTAATTATAAATgtagagaacaaaaaaaaaattgcatgcacataacaaaaatgatcactttttttttttttgcagtttacatTTGTTTGTACTTTAGTTAAATCATTCTACACTCTTTCTGTGGCATTGaattttttgattgatttttagCTGGACCCAGAATCACATCCAGTCACTCAACCAGCAGAAGATTCTGTGATACCCTCATCAACAGACACACAGGTAATAAGAGTTTTTATAACCATTTAGTTTCAGAGCTGCAcagtatacattatattatagtaattatttcCCAGCAACAATGTTGATCAGAATGTGTTTGACAGAACGATGTGAAGATGGCATTATTACAGGCTTTGTCCCAACCCTGTTAGGGCATACTGGATTTTTTGCACATTTACGATACGTAGTTACATTTGTGAGTTATGacaaattgtaatataattatatctGTTTCTACATTTTAAACGACTTACCACAAACGATGGATACAAACACCCTCTAAACAAACCTGAAAGTTTCGTTGGCACTTTAACCTCATATAAGTACTAATGGGTATTTATGATACCTTTTGGGGACATTGACCTGTATTTTAACTGTCTTTATGGGGACACCTTTGTTGCTAATATAATTTGTGTAGAATTCTCAAGACCTTTTATATTTGTCATGTTTGACTGATTACAGGTTGCTTTCCAAAACATGGACACAGATTCCAGCTCTGCAGAAGATGGGAATGTGTCCCACTCCAATCCCAAGGTAAGAAAGTATAGATGATGGCCACAGTTCATAAAAGTTTGGGGAATTCATTAATTTTATCTAGACTGATTTTCGTAACGGTTTAAAAGGCAACTctttcaatgtttgtttgataCTTTAAACCCATTCATACTTGATaacttgcatttatttttgcatttattaatgcaATTAGATATTAAACTAGAGTAACTGCGTGCATGTAACAAAAATGCttgcttttacttttttttttttttttttttgtggatgttagaaagaaatacttttattctACAGACATTGGGAGATATTGTAGTTCTGTTTCAGTGACACAGACATTGTATTTAGGAAATTAAATTTGCTGAATTCTGattaatttcagtttaaaaaacaaatgcttGGATATGATTCTGAAGACTCACTAAGCAGCATGGAAATAACAGAGGATGAATATGTGCCAGGGTCTGATTGTGAAAGTGAGACCAGCTCAGAGGGAGGcagtatattaaagaaaaattcTGCCACCATGGCCAGTCCTGCTGttaaaaatgaaacaagaaaaacatacAAGGGACATAGAAACCGGAACTCTAAATCTGACACATCTGGGGAAAGCTCCATTACTTCACTTACAGTCATGCACAGTCAAAAGACTGACGATGGATCTAGAAGATACAccaaaaaacattactgtctcttTTGTGAGAAACCACAATCCAAAATCGCCAGGCATCTGGAACTTGTTCATGGAGATCAATCTGAAGTCGCTAAGGCCATTTCATCTCCAAAGAACTCCAAGGAAAGAAAGCTCCAACTGACTATACTAAGGAAACAGGGGGACAGAGCACACAATGTAGATGTCATTAGAAAGGGAAAAGGTGTCATTGTTCCATGTAAACAAACAAGTTCTCCAAATGTCAATCCAAATAAATTCTTACATTGTGCAAATTGCCAAGGACTTTTCAAAAAAAGATTTCTTTGGAAACATTTGAAAAGGTGCCCACTTCGAGGTGTTCTTCCAAAACCGGGTAGAACTCGAGCCCAATCGATTTGCGCCTTTGCGCAACCTGTGCAGGAAGGAGTTAGCAAGGGACTGTGGAAACTTCTCAGTGACATGAAACAAGGTGAAGTGGTAGATGTCATAAAGAGTGACCATTGTATCCTCAAGTATGGCGAACAGAAATACAACCTCATGGGACACCGGCGTTCTGATCATGAACTGATCCGTCAGAAAATGCGTGAGTTAGGGAGACTGGTTTTAAAAGGAAGGCAGGTGTCCCCTCTCAAATCACTTGAGGAGTACATTGATCCAGCCAACTTCCAACACACAGTTAATGCAGTTAAAGCTGTTACAGGCTTTCAGTGTGAAACAAATAAGATAGCAGTGCCAACTCTAGCCAACAAACTTGGTCAGAGCCTCATGAAGGTTGCCGACATTGTAAGTTGTGATGCAAGGATCTCCGGTGACACAACAAAAGTTCAAAAAGCAGAGGACTTCAAACACATCTATCAGACACGCTGGAGGGAGATGATCTCATGTCATGCTCACAATACCCTGGAAGAAAAAAGGTACAACGCTCCACTGATCTTGCCATTTGCAGATGATGTCAAGAAACTCCATATATATTTAAAGGAGAAACAGCAAGAATACTACAGCACACTTTTTAATGCACCGAACACCAAGACCTGGGCAAAACTGGCTAAAGTCACTCTTGCACAAATGATCATCTTCAACAGAAAAAGGCAAGGAGAAGCCTGTCTGATGCCAGTACAATCATTCGAGTCTCGAGACAAATCTACTTTAAATAGTGATATTGCTGACTCTCTCTCAGAAGTTGAACAAGCACTATGCAAGTACTTTAGTCGTGTAGAAATCCGTGGAAAACGCGGAAGGAAAATTGCAGTACTTTTGGCACCGGAAATGATCAAATCCATGGAGTTGCTGGTTAAAACACGTGAAGTTTGCGGTGTTCCGAAGGAGAACATCTACATGTTTGCAATCCCAGGCTGCGAGACATCATTTCGTGGATCAGACTGCCTGCGCTGCTTTGCCATGGAGTGTGGTGCTAAATGTCCAAAAGCCCTATCGTCCACCAAGTTGCGCAAACACATCTCTACAATGTCCAGAGTTCTTAACATGAACGACACAGAAATGGACCAACTTGCTGATTTCCTGGGACATGATATTCGTATCCACAGGAAATATTACAGATTACCCGAGGGAACACTCCAGCTGGCAAAAATCACCAAAGTATTGATGGCAATGGAGCAGGGAAGGCTTAACGAATTCAGAGGGAAAGGTCTTGACCAGATCAGCATCAATCCAACAGGTATGTAACCtgttaatgaaagtgaaagtgaagtgacattcagccaagtatggtgacccatactcagaatttgtgctctgcatttaacccatccgaagtgcacacacacagagcagtgaacacacacacactgtgagcacacacccggagcagtgttcatcatttatgctgcggcgcccggggagcagttgggggttcgatgccttgctcaagggtctaagtcgtggtattgaaggtggagagagagctgatcatgcactacccccacccacaattcctgtcagcccgggactagaactcacaacccttcgattgggagtccaaccctaaccattaggccatgacttccccacgACTTAATCGACTTAATCGAGTTTAAACTAGCTGTCAAGCGTGTCCTAGTGATTTTGGAAGAATCTGTGCATATCTCTGAATACTAAGACTATATTTCAGAGTGCGTTGAGCCTGATCCTGGGATAGAGAGTGAAACCGAACTGTCAGATCATTCTCATGATGTGACGTCAAGTGAGACAGGTAAAgatttgtaaacacattttttaagaTGTTTGTAATTTCCATtagttaaataattaaatcatgcCTTCAAGCAGGCACTTCAGGAGTGAATAGCAGCAGGCCAGTAAACACGAATGAAGGTAAGATGTATGAACAGGCAGTTAAATGTTTAATGCAATTAGAACAGCCTATCAGTAATTAGTTTGATTTAGAAATGTATATGATTGTGTTTCTAAAGGATCTCCGGAGAGGACACGGGAGGTCATGAAAGTAACATCAGGTAAGGAACCTGTCCAGTAAtagtttttatttgctttatttataaaaGGTCAACAACATCATAAAGAATACAGTAGTATAAAAATAATCCAGTCTTGCACCTACAACACATGCAGtgcaattaatgtaattttcttgTCATTAGTTCCTAGGAAGAGAAAGTGGAGTGAGGTGGAGATTGCGGCTGTAGAAGAGACAATGATGAAATTTATTCACTCGGGAGTTACTCCTGGAAAAGTCGACTGCGTTGCATGCATTACAGCAGCCCCCAAAGCCCTCGGTGAACGAGACTGGCAGGCGGTGaagtattatataaaaaacagaATCACAGCATACGAGAGAAAGACCTCAAAAAAGTAAGGTGGATTTTGGATGTTGATTCCGTTTTTGCGTTTtagttgatttattttgttttgttttggtctcAATACCATTGTTGGAAACATTATATTGTAATTTAAGTTTTGAAAGAGTTAAAACGGCTCGATGTTGGTTGTAAATTTGGTGCTTggacttcttttttttaagtctgcTGGCAAAATGCTGTGTCAGGTGATAAGGAGTTGGTGTAAATGTTGTAGTTTTACTGTACAGTAGCCATACGACAGAGTGAGTGCCTATAGTTTTCAATGCCTTTATTCAGGCCCCTTTAcgtttcacattttaattttaaattgattaatttattttctgatgGCACATCATAAAAACTATATGTTGTAATATCTGGTGGCAAGCACGGAACCCATACTGTACTGATTAAATTTGGCTGTAGATTCAATTTGTATCAAGGTCGTTTTTATTtctcttggttttttttttttaatgacttaaaGATTAAATTCTTAGAGCAtttcaaaacaagacaaaaaaaactcCATTCCACTGATAATGTTCATAATTTTAGACAATTTAAGAATTGTAGCTCTGATCTAACCTTTCCGAATGTGTTATTACTGGTTAACTACAGGATACTTAACTTTACCTCAAACATAAtacatacttttaaaagtaaccttaCCATGTATACGTTTAATGGGTTTTTTGTGTGTATCTTCTTGTTTGTGCTCTGTCAGTATAAGGGTCGGTGTTTGTAAAAGCACTCTGTGACAACTTAGTTTTAAAgggctttataatatatattagattGACTTTGATAAGAGCAGCTAAATCACATTCAACGAATGTCTCTCATGGGTCATAATAATCAGTAAATGTAGCAACTGAATTGTGTAAGAATTAGTTAAATGCAGTATATGATTGTGGCAGTCTTAGTGGACTGAAATGACTTGCAGTTGAAGAAGTTAAAGTTCATTTTTGAAGTCAAGTTGAACTAACTTGTTAAACCACCCTATTTTTAACAAACCAATATAACTTCCAGAAATACCATTATGAATTGGCCAGCTGGCCATATTATGACCTTTCTTTGTCTGTAGATTACACTGGTTTGTCCCCAGATTGGACATTCCATGTGTACTTACTCATACACTAGTTGGTCAGGGTTTTGTCCCCAGATGGGACTTCCGTTAATGCCCATATAAGGAGTTGTCCCCGTGTCCCCACATGTGTTAACCTGACCTGTCCCCAGATTATCACCTAcccttattttaatgaattaattacattttaagtgaggtatttattaaacttttttttttagattttttgatgCGTTTATCTAGTCTCTAGGATGTCAGGAAAGTGGTGTCCCCAAAATGTGGTAAATAACTGGTGCCCCCACGAGGCACCCCAAACaagtatgcgtgtgtgtgtgtgtgtgtgtgcagatactgaggtattaagaacatagaagagattattaaagcccctttcacactgcacgggaacaattgcaggaacactttacctgtgtatttgccggaatggcagtgtgaaaggggctttagtcaaCTGAtcacaatctgtgtgtgtgtgtgtgtgtgtgtgtgtgtgtgtgtctgtagatgatctgactgtgtgtttgtgtgtctgtgtgtgtgggtgtgtgtgtgtgtctgtagatgatgtctctgtgtgtgtgtgtgtatgtagattatgtctgtgtgtgtgtgagtgtgtgtatgtgtgtctgtagatgatgtctctgtgtgtgtgtgtctgtagatgatctgtgtgtgtctgtagatgatctgtctctgtgtgtgtgtgtgtgcaggggcgtcgcacccgtgggggatgtgggggttttaacacccacacttttcccggtgagagggttcaacacccgcactttttctgcagtttttcccgcagttttgcacaaacgccttactacagtctcTCCTCCGTTTCTCTAAccgctgtgtgtctgtctgcgctcgccgcggctgctTGCTCCTCCCTCCCTCTCAAAGGACAGcggctttgagtgtgaccggctgatgattggctgttctgccttaagtcccgcctctcttggggtgttattggttagctcgtgctgaggaggcgggaacttatggttatggttatttacatctcccttttcaaggtactttgaatgagtgtttatgctttcgaggttttttgggaagatgttctgttatcgttttgttgacatgtcaagtgttttcggtattatatgtagttttttagactaatgctaattgctattattgggatattgttcagcagctattgtttgcatacctgttgaagaactatgaaagaaaattttatattattttaatgtttaaaaacagtaaattgttaaattatttataccaccagagaaaaagctttgtgtgggcgttttttctctctccccttttctgagtttttttttttttttcagccaaacgctgcaagccgaAAATCCGGCACGACaccggagaactttaagccctgcatttcgTACCCCTTTGTCaatgtatttatcatttttattgtttataaacaaatcacatccatcccccacacttttgaaaagcttgctacgccactgtgtgtgtgtgtgtgtgtgtagatgatctgtctctgtgtgtgtgtctgtagttgatctgtctctgtgtgtgtgtgtatgtagattatgtatgtgtgtgtgtatgtgtgtctgtagatgatgtctctgtgtgtgtgtgtctgtagttgatctgtctctgtgtgtgtgtgtctgtagatgatgtctctgtgtgtgtgtgtctgtagttgatctgtctctgtgtgtgtgtagttgatctgtctctgtgtgtgtgtgtctgtagttgatctgtctctgtgtgtgtgtgtctgtagttgatctgtctctgtgtgtgtgtgtctgtaggttgtctggctgtatggtgacagaggaaggctgtggttatttgtcttcagctctgagttcaaacccctcacacctgagagagctggatctgagctacaatcacccaggagaATCAAGAGTCCAGCTGCTCAAACACAAACTGCAGGATCCAAACTATAAACTGGAGAAACTCAGGTATGTCAAACACTAATACTGACGTACTGAACATGTGTGAATGATGCTGATctacattaaattatgttttattaacaacatttggGAGGAGCTTTGTCCGTCTCTTTGCAGTCAGCTAATCCTCTAAAACAGTCATTAGAGTCATCAGCGAGCCTGAGCCGTGCTCCAGATTCCACCGCTGCAAAACCTCTTTCTCCTCCCTCCTCTGTTCAGTCttttcctccatctctctctacATCTTTCTGTGTCCTGCAGCTCCTGTAACAGATGCTGGCGTGAGGCTGCCTCCACCAGCGGCTCAAGCCTGTGCTCCTCCTCCATTCCCTTCTTCACCTCTCTCTGTGTTCCTCCCATAGACTGTAGAAACACATGGATGTAGaccacacccttaattatgcagaactttgagtcttaatataatttaaacggatgagttataaaacaattcaccccctcacagttgtcatggaGGGCAAAATTATCTATATAGACCAAACTCATTTTTTGCACcgggctgtaaacatgtttttttctgctgtaaagttggtgATTGTAACatgaggagtctatgggactgactctcttctgcagtcAGCCTCAAGcggtcgatgaattacagttttagtctctTCCTTGTTGTATTCAcaagagagagagcgggaggttgctcCTCAaccacaacactgtaaaaaaaaaaaaaaaaaaaaggttctgtcaacttaaaaaaataaggcaaCTAAGCGCTTTTTTGAGTAGACTTAACAAACATGGACTAAAGTCCACCCAActtaaaatattaacttaatatcacaagttgtcacaacataaataGTCATGTTAACCTTAAAAATATCAGAACATTGTTCAAATATTGTTCACTGAACACGAGGCCTATTATCTATAAGCTTAcacaatttaaaagtgaaaagtgactttcagccaagtgtggtgacttatactcagaattcatgctctacatttaaatgtaattaatacatttgataaatgcaaataaatgttgttcattaTATTTTGTGTCGAAATAATGATGCACTTTTAAAGCAGTAAaatagttttcaacattgataataatcagaaatgtttcttcagagtcaaataaattgtaatgatttcttaaagctcatgtgacactgaaaactggagtaatgatgaagaaaattatgctttcatcacaggaataacattacattttataatttattaaaatgtacaactttttttgtatttgtaataataataatatatatatatatatatatatatatatatatatatatatatatatatatatatatatatatataatttttttttttttttttttttaataatgagtgcTGGGGGGTGGGCTTGTGGGCGTGGTCAACAGCTATTGACTGTCTGATTATATGAGTGTCAACTTCTgaacctgtgtttgtgtgtttatagtgTGGATCATGGAGGAGAGAAGATGATGAGAGCAGGACCACGAAAGTGtaggtctacacacacacacacacacagacagacagacagacagacagacacacacacacacactcacacacacagacagacacactcacacacacacacacacagacacacacacacacacagacacacacacacactcacacacagacacacacactcacacacacacagacacacacacacagtgtgaagCAGAAAGTGTTTGTTTGTAATGAATGAAGCTGATCTGAGTTCAGTTCAGACTGAGAGAAAACTCCTGTTACAATCAGAAAATCAGTCTCTTATTCACAGCAGCTCGACACTTCGCTGCTCAGAGAGAAACCACTGCTGAGTGCACTGGGTTTTGTTTCTAAGCCGCTAATAAAAACCTGGTGGACTGAGTCATTTGTGTCTGAACTGGACAGATGATTTGAAGCAATGTCCTCGAGTGTGGATTCAGTTTAATCATGTAAACCTTTAGATTCACCCTCGGCTTGTGACAGCTGAAGAGGATCTTGTGCGATCGCATCTCTGATTACTCTTGAGAAACTGAAAGATGAAGTATAGGCTACAGAAGGACAAATATCCAAACTTGAAAAAGAAAGCCAGTGTTGATCTGTGTCTCCTGCAGGTGTACAGCTGTACTGTGTGTATCATGAGCGCTCAGACTGACCTGAGACCTGAGACACACAGACATTTCAGCAGTTATTATAGACCTGTGTGTGTCCCGTGTTTCTGTCACTGAACCAGTCATCACATTAATTATCACTTTATCACTCTTTTACATGACCAAGTCAATCTCTGAATATAAATATCTAATCATCTACAACAATTAATGTGTTGGGTATTTCACAAATGGGAATACAACAAATTCATGACAATGTTTTACATTCAAACTTTATAGTGAAAGTCCTTTAAAAGCGTCTGGAATGCAatcaagtaattttaaaacagtttttaaagcatttgctGCCTGGATTAAAAAAAGAGACAATTCTCCGTCTGTCGCTAACAGCTTTGATACGATCACGACGTGAAGAGGAgtcaattattccacttatactacagttaccacacctcaagacatcgatcagatgatttatttaaagagatTCGTCTGGTTTTTGTTCTTAAATCACTATTGTGAgtgtgatgatttactgctcaagaaacatttattattatcaatatagaaaacagttgtgctgcttcaaagCCATGAAATATTACCAttcaaaatacaattataaaaaaataaaaaaaaattattccaaaaataaaaaaaatatataataataataacaataattctttTATTCACTAAGAACAAATGAAATAGCttaaaggtgacagtaaagacatcttGATCCTCTCGTGagcagcgttttgagctcagataagataaCGGTCGTTCACTCAGAATTCAGACATCACTACAGAATGTGTGACAGCTGAtctagtgcactatatagtgtaTAGGGAGCGCTTTCAGACACAGCTCTAGTCAAAGctgtaaacacacagacatcttcagtgttgtgttgttcttgatgtttctctcttcttgtgttcaggggcctgtgatctcacactggatccaaacacagcacacactcgACTCGTTCTGTCTGATGAGAACAAGAAGATCACACGTGTGGAAGAGGATcagccgtatcctgatcatccagagagatttgatCATGTTCCTCAGGTTCTGAGTGTTGAGAGTCtgactggacgctgttactgggagactgAATGGAGCGGAAATAAAGCTgtaatatcagtgtcatataaaggAATCAACAGGAAAGGAGGGAGTGATGACTGTGTGTTTGGATACAATGACAAATCCTGGAGTCTGATCTGCTCTAATAACAGTTTCTCTGTCTGTCACAATAATAACAGATATGTCAGTGGTAAATCTTACATGCATTCATCCTCTGAGAGAAAAGGATATTATAATAGAGTAGGAGTGTATAATAGAGTAGGAGTGTGTGTGGACGTGTCGGCCGgctctctgtccttctacagcgtctctgacacacacacactcacacacttacacacactcacacacttacacacactcatcaccacattcactgaacccctctaCGCTGGATTTAGGGTTCATCCTGGTTGCTCCGTGTCTCTGTGTGATATTAAATGATAGAGAGACTCTTTCTGATCTTCACATGAACACAAACTCATCAAATCTCACATCactacatttctattcatttttattagtttttcatcATCATACAGAAGTTATGAATCTAGATCAGACTCATACTGTTCTGAATCTTTAATAAACAGAGTAATATGTGTGctttaatatttctattgtaaACTGCTcatcaaatgtaataaaagtcCATGAGTGACTCATTTGATCCTGAACTGGTTTCTGAATCCTGATGTGAACTGATGACAGTATGAATAATCATGAATGTGATTGAGATCAGAGGCTGAATTGTCTCCTGATCGTCTGCGCTGATTTAACACTCGATTCACTAAATGAATTGTGTCCAAACACTCACAGTATCGCTGCTAAACACAGTTGATCTGGCTCTAATTCAGTCTTTCAGGAGCTTCAGAGCTTCAATCTGCTGCTTGATCACTAGAACATCTTCATCAGCATCTCTTCTTCAAACAGAGAGGATGTTTCTCCAGGACACTGCTACTTCATTCATTGTTTGCCTGTAAGGTTTTTTTTGGGTTGCCGAATGCAACAAGTCAGAGTGCATTGGGTGCATTTCCAGCCAAAAACTATACTATCTGGACCTAAAAATCCTGTTTAAAGGACATGTGGATTGGGAGCATAAACAGCAAGCTACAACATCTCAAACCTCTGTCGTTCTCTTGTGACGCCGCATGAAAGCTGAGGAAACATGATCATTAATTCCATTAGAAACACGGTAAGAGATTTCTTCCTGTTCTGCTGGACGTGATCCACACAAATCAGCCTTGTGAAGTGCCCTAAAAGCCTCACTGGATCTCAGATCCGTCTTCGAAGGGAAATCCCTGGATGCCGACAGACAAGGGATGCACATGCAATCTCAATGAGAACCTGTCAGAAATGTTCTCCAAACGGCCCGAAGGCACCGCTCTCAGATTCACTACTGAATCGTTCTGGGTGTGAAACAAGTTCATCTCTATCGACAGATGCTGTGACGTGCTGTTGATCATCACACGTCATTTCAACCTGTGCCTCAGTTCAGAAAAACAAGCAGAAGTCTTCATCAGCTGACACTAATGCAGTTATTTACACGAGCACAATCAAATACTGGATACATGCTGTAAATGTTACCTCAAACTATTACAAATCAtgtttaactaaaataattacaatcattagagtaattcatttaaataaagctaaaatctaatataaaaaccttaactgaaatgaaaattagaTATGCTGCCTtgcaattaattcaaataaataagtttaacttgaagtactaaaaatattccaaaaaaattaaataataatattaataaaaattgcagctaagaaaaaaaaacaataaaagaattatatatatagataaatataaatatatatacacaaaagtaACACtggattcccccccccccccaaacaaaaagaaaa contains the following coding sequences:
- the LOC128021339 gene encoding uncharacterized protein LOC128021339 isoform X18, whose translation is MERRRRRLGPIQDAEYHIQAGIDKPCLQQRFINNFKGRGVFATELIYRGDFVVEYRGKLLSPQQAELQTEYNESAKVFLFDFQWKSKTWCIDACEEDSSLGRLVNDDHRRPNCKMKTIKVNETPHLCLFAVRDITAGEELTYNYGDSNWAWRAQQVNKDVLPSVKPEIGSIKSAAAIVHADSVGTELTTVTTADSQPADTAPKTHFTGTDTLFNMPVSDDNLQSERSKARIDKLKAHHNRCETRYESTAEKRNALQRQRTLLLLQLANLDKMLDPESHPVTQPAEDSVIPSSTDTQVWSEIDHASPSTSECVPPKRTESVFVAFQNMDTDSSSAEDGNVSHSNPKLDPESHPVTQPAEDSVIPSSTDTQVAFQNMDTDSSSAEDGNVSHSNPKFKKQMLGYDSEDSLSSMEITEDEYVPGSDCESETSSEGGSILKKNSATMASPAVKNETRKTYKGHRNRNSKSDTSGESSITSLTVMHSQKTDDGSRRYTKKHYCLFCEKPQSKIARHLELVHGDQSEVAKAISSPKNSKERKLQLTILRKQGDRAHNVDVIRKGKGVIVPCKQTSSPNVNPNKFLHCANCQGLFKKRFLWKHLKRCPLRGVLPKPGRTRAQSICAFAQPVQEGVSKGLWKLLSDMKQGEVVDVIKSDHCILKYGEQKYNLMGHRRSDHELIRQKMRELGRLVLKGRQVSPLKSLEEYIDPANFQHTVNAVKAVTGFQCETNKIAVPTLANKLGQSLMKVADIVSCDARISGDTTKVQKAEDFKHIYQTRWREMISCHAHNTLEEKRYNAPLILPFADDVKKLHIYLKEKQQEYYSTLFNAPNTKTWAKLAKVTLAQMIIFNRKRQGEACLMPVQSFESRDKSTLNSDIADSLSEVEQALCKYFSRVEIRGKRGRKIAVLLAPEMIKSMELLVKTREVCGVPKENIYMFAIPGCETSFRGSDCLRCFAMECGAKCPKALSSTKLRKHISTMSRVLNMNDTEMDQLADFLGHDIRIHRKYYRLPEGTLQLAKITKVLMAMEQGRLNEFRGKGLDQISINPTECVEPDPGIESETELSDHSHDVTSSETAGTSGVNSSRPVNTNEGSPERTREVMKVTSVPRKRKWSEVEIAAVEETMMKFIHSGVTPGKVDCVACITAAPKALGERDWQAVKYYIKNRITAYERKTSKK
- the LOC128021339 gene encoding uncharacterized protein LOC128021339 isoform X4; this encodes MERRRRRLGPIQDAEYHIQAGIDKPCLQQRFINNFKGRGVFATELIYRGDFVVEYRGKLLSPQQAELQTEYNESAKVFLFDFQWKSKTWCIDACEEDSSLGRLVNDDHRRPNCKMKTIKVNETPHLCLFAVRDITAGEELTYNYGDSNWAWRAQQVNKDVLPSVKPEIGSIKSAAAIVHADSVGTELTTVTTADSQPADTAPKTHFTGTDTLFNMPVSDDNLQSERSKARIDKLKAHHNRCETRYESTAEKRNALQRQRTLLLLQLANLDKMLDPESHPVTQPAEDSVIPSSTDTQVAFQNMDTDSSSAEDGNVSHSNPKLDPESHPVTQPAEDSVIPSPTDTQVAFQNMDTDSSSAEDGNVSHSNPKLDPESHPVTQPAEDSVIPSPTDTQVAFQNMDTDSSSAEDGNVSHSNPKLDPESHPVTQPAEDSVIPSSTDTQVAFQNMDTDSSSAEDGNVSHSNPKFKKQMLGYDSEDSLSSMEITEDEYVPGSDCESETSSEGGSILKKNSATMASPAVKNETRKTYKGHRNRNSKSDTSGESSITSLTVMHSQKTDDGSRRYTKKHYCLFCEKPQSKIARHLELVHGDQSEVAKAISSPKNSKERKLQLTILRKQGDRAHNVDVIRKGKGVIVPCKQTSSPNVNPNKFLHCANCQGLFKKRFLWKHLKRCPLRGVLPKPGRTRAQSICAFAQPVQEGVSKGLWKLLSDMKQGEVVDVIKSDHCILKYGEQKYNLMGHRRSDHELIRQKMRELGRLVLKGRQVSPLKSLEEYIDPANFQHTVNAVKAVTGFQCETNKIAVPTLANKLGQSLMKVADIVSCDARISGDTTKVQKAEDFKHIYQTRWREMISCHAHNTLEEKRYNAPLILPFADDVKKLHIYLKEKQQEYYSTLFNAPNTKTWAKLAKVTLAQMIIFNRKRQGEACLMPVQSFESRDKSTLNSDIADSLSEVEQALCKYFSRVEIRGKRGRKIAVLLAPEMIKSMELLVKTREVCGVPKENIYMFAIPGCETSFRGSDCLRCFAMECGAKCPKALSSTKLRKHISTMSRVLNMNDTEMDQLADFLGHDIRIHRKYYRLPEGTLQLAKITKVLMAMEQGRLNEFRGKGLDQISINPTECVEPDPGIESETELSDHSHDVTSSETAGTSGVNSSRPVNTNEGSPERTREVMKVTSVPRKRKWSEVEIAAVEETMMKFIHSGVTPGKVDCVACITAAPKALGERDWQAVKYYIKNRITAYERKTSKK